Proteins from a genomic interval of Trichoderma breve strain T069 chromosome 2, whole genome shotgun sequence:
- a CDS encoding amidohydrolase family domain-containing protein, producing the protein MPIALSPPFRPRNGLTKFTNCRLLRGDKLVEEDLWVSSLSGKVVNSQAAFFDDLVLPDQTIDLGGRIISPGMIDVQLNGAFGFNFSTLLDDMSQYGKKVKEVQKLLVQTGVTSYNPTITSQRPELYQKALPFLGPSGHLQEAEDGAESLGAHCEGPFLSPTKNGVHNVDVLIEAQTYEDLEACYGKHNLTPRAEGEKIPIKYITAAPERGQMMKLIPELTAKGIIYSVGHSEATYEEASKAVGQGATMITHLFNAMRPLHHRNPGIFGVLGIAESLPRPYFGIIADGIHLHPTTIKIAFNSHPDGFILVTDAMHLVGLPDGAYPWTNGDTTCNIVKVGSKLLLENSDTIAGSSITLLECVNNFLQWTGTGIPHALKAVTATPAAMLGLQGVKGSLDAGADADLVIFSEAKTPGQPSTLVLDEVWKFGTRVHRVIHNL; encoded by the exons ATGCCCATAGCACTGTCCCCTCCCTTCCGGCCAAGAAATGGCTTGACCAAGTTCACCAACTGCCGCCTCCTGCGCGGCGATAAGCTGGTCGAGGAGGATCTCTGGGTCAGCTCGCTGTCCGGCAAGGTTGTCAACAGTCAGGCTGCCTTTTTCGACGACCTCGTCCTCCCCGACCAGACCATCGACCTCGGCGGCCGCATCATCTCGCCGGGCATGATCGATGTGCAGCTCAACGGCGCGTtcggcttcaacttctcGACGCTGCTCGATGACATGTCACAGTATGGcaaaaaggtcaaggaggtGCAGAAGTTGCTGGTGCAGACGGGCGTCACATCGTACAAtcccaccatcaccagccagAGGCCAGAACTATACCAGAAG GCTCTTCCGTTCCTGGGACCGTCAGGGCACTTGCAGGAGGCCGAAGATGGGGCCGAGTCGCTCGGCGCTCACTGCGAGGGGCCGTTCCTCAGCCCGACCAAGAATGGCGTGCACAACGTCGACGTGTTGATAGAGGCGCAGACGTACGAGGATCTCGAGGCGTGCTACGGCAAGCACAATCTCACGCCTCGCGCCGAGGGCGAAAAGATCCCCATCAAGTACATCACGGCGGCGCCGGAGCGCGgccagatgatgaagctgattcCGGAGCTCACGGCAAAGGGCATCATCTACTCGGTGGGACACTCCGAGGCGACGTACGAAGAGGCGTCCAAGGCCGTGGGCCAGGGCGCGACAATGATTACGCACCTGTTCAACGCCATGCGTCCTCTGCATCATCGAAACCCAGGCATCTTCGGCGTCCTAGGTATCGCCGAGAGCCTGCCGCGGCCGTATTTTGGCATCATCGCCGACGGCATCCACTTACACCCAACCACCATCAAGATCGCCTTCAACTCACATCCCGACGGATTCATTCTCGTCACCGACGCCATGCACCTTGTCGGACTGCCTGACGGCGCATACCCGTGGACCAACGGTGACACGACGTGTAATATCGTCAAGGTGGGATCCAAGCTGCTCCTGGAGAACTCGGACACCATTGCCGGCAG TTCCATCACCCTCCTCGAATGCGTCAACAACTTCCTGCAGTGGACAGGCACCGGAATTCCACACGCGCTCAAGGCTGTGACGGCGACCCCCGCTGCCATGCTGGGCTTACAGGGAGTCAAAGGATCGCTTGACGCTGGTGCTGACGCTGACCTGGTCATCTTTTCAGAGGCGAAGACGCCCGGCCAGCCCAGCACTCTGGTATTGGACGAAGTGTGGAAGTTTGGCACCAGAGTTCACCGCGTTATCCACAATTTGtag
- a CDS encoding cytochrome p450 domain-containing protein has translation MYPDDPQELPYCIPILGHAPAFFNNSNTLLTKARAYFSNTNEPFALTIAGSKIYVITKPKDVASAYRNTETLSFNEFVQALMRAWGNTESCIQAMYTPLPKDKGGFANPQGKPLATLARQIHIHQLFPGEGLDFLENSFLEWFDVRMNIGKLHTVCPYAVRSTDVDIVLPLMEWCSDFFTRAGQRAYFGDELDQIDATLAKEFVIYDELSWQVLYQYPDFFTREMKRSKDIIQRALKKYIQLPQSQRSGEAWFTKVMENEMRALDISEDNIATMFMAIYWAINTSTRKAAFWLLTYVLHAPSLINVIREETKAAFSEDGKINLEHLHNQCPQLNAMWNETIRMSSYAASVRFITEDTIIGGKVLRKGNRLMIPFRQLHFDRGVFGETADSFDHERFLKKATVTQSNNWRPFGGGNTMCPGRHMAKRSVLLFVAMLLHRFDVEMHGYQPIPAAEEGKPVLGIMSIKGTDDLRVRLTTRKAKA, from the exons ATGTACCCGGACGATCCGCAAGAATTGCCGTATTGCATTCCTA TTTTGG GTCATGCGCCGGCGTTCTTCAACAACTCCAATACCCTGTTAACTAAAGCTAG GGCCTATTTCAGCAACACCAACGAGCCGTTTGCTTTGACAATCGCCGGATCGAAGATATATGTTATTACAAAGCCGAAAGACGTCGCCAGCGCATACCGAAATACAGAGACCCTATCTTTCAATGAGTTTGTCCAGGCTTTGATGCGCGCTTGGGGGAACACTGAGTCCTGCATCCAGGCAATGTACACACCACTGCCAAAGGACAAGGGAGGCTTTGCGAACCCCCAAGGAAAGCCGTTGGCGACGCTGGCGCGGCAAATACATATTCACCAGCTGTTTCCCGGAGAAGGGCTGGATTTCCTTGAGAATTCTTTCCTAGAGTGGTTTGATGTGCGCATGAATATTGGAAAGTTACATACAGTCTGTCCCTATGCCGTCAGGTCGACCGACGTCGACATTGTGCTCCCTCTCATGGAGTGGTGTTCCGATTTCTTCACTCGTGCTGGGCAGAGGGCATATTTCGGAGATGAGCTTGACCAAATTGATGCTACGCTTGCCAAAGAATTTGTCATTTATGACGAGCTTAGTTGGCAAGTTCTCTACCAGTATCCCGATTTCTTCACCAGAGAGATGAAGCGGTCCAAAGACATCATTCAGCGCGCGTTGAAAAAGTACATCCAACTGCCCCAAAGTCAGAGATCTGGCGAGGCTTGGTTTACTAAAGTCATGGAGAATGAGATGCGGGCTTTAGATATCAGTGAGGATAACATTGCAACCATGTTCATGGCTATATACTGGGC AATCAATACGAGCACGCGTAAAGCCGCCTTTTGGTTACTCACGTACGTCCTCCACGCTCCCTCGCTCATCAACGTGATCCGCGAGGAAACAAAAGCTGCTTTCAGTGAAGACGGCAAAATCAATTTAGAGCATTTGCATAATCAATGTCCCCAGCTCAACGCCATGTGGAATGAAACCATCCGCATGTCCTCCTACGCAGCCTCCGTACGCTTCATCACCGAAGACACCATCATCGGAGGCAAAGTCTTGCGCAAAGGCAACAGGCTTATGATACCGTTCCGCCAGCTGCACTTTGACCGGGGTGTCTTTGGTGAGACAGCGGATTCGTTTGATCACGAGCGTTTCCTGAAGAAGGCGACCGTGACGCAAAGCAACAACTGGAGACCCTTTGGAGGCGGAAATACAATGTGTCCCGGAAGGCATATGGCGAAGAGATCCGTcttgttgtttgttgctATGCTGCTTCATAGGTTTGATGTCGAGATGCATGGCTATCAGCCTATTCCAGCGGCAGAAGAGGGCAAGCCGGTGCTTGGCATCATGTCGATCAAGGGCACTGATGATCTGAGAGTGAGACTGACCACgagaaaggcaaaggcatAA
- a CDS encoding ATPase family associated with various cellular activities (AAA) domain-containing protein, with product MDSAARRNRDPLESMDAHESHDETTRQFFSHTSAKRVNTDAAIAKALRQQYPNLSVSIAPADSCNLLAYASGGHASFTPVGSDDDSHVPSSLSWKIYVPPSRRMDGDLGVIAKDVLFEKYLFQWKDKDFIVYLVSGRDGTSAYPQLTNFFVLSTREELAEQLILAAGRWTSELHEEIWVFDGGYWSKSAELYQSAMKSSWENVILDEDMKKALIEDHMSFFRSRATYARLKVPWKRGIIYYGPPGNGKTISIKATMNMLYHLKQPVTTLYVRSLKSFMGPERSIALVFAKAREFAPCYLVFEDLDTIVTDDVRSYFLNEVDGLKSNDGIFMIGSTNHLERLDPGISKRPSRFDRKYLFPDPDFDQRVAYCQFWQKKLADNKSISFPDKLCTAIAEITNDFSFAYMQEAFVAALLAIARNEQPGDGEDNDAEDDAMVMTMDLADNEWVKVLDRPVEESPELDELALWVEIKKQVAILREGMEEKTA from the exons ATGGACAGCGCTGCACGTAGAAATCGAGACCCTCTGGAGTCTATGGACGCCCACGAGAGCCACGACGAAACCACCCGCCAATTCTTCTCCCACACAAGCGCCAAGCGTGTCAACACCGACGCCGCCATCGCAAAGGCCCTACGCCAACAATATCCCAatctctccgtctccatcgCCCCGGCAGACTCATGCAATCTGCTCGCCTACGCATCGGGCGGCCACGCCTCATTCACGCCCGtcggcagcgacgacgactcCCACGTCCCGTCCTCGCTGTCGTGGAAAATCTACGTCCCGCCCTCGAGGCGCATGGATGGCGACCTCGGCGTCATTGCAAAGGACGTCTTGTTCGAAAAGTACCTGTTCCAATGGAAGGACAAGGACTTCATCGTGTACCTCGTCAGCGGCCGCGACGGAACCAGCGCCTATCCCCAACTCACAAACTTCTTCGTGCTCTCCACGCGCGAGGAGCTGGCCGAGCAGCTGATTCTCGCTGCTGGGCGGTGGACCAGCGAGCTGCACGAGGAGATTTGGGTGTTTGACGGCGGCTACTGGTCCAAGAGCGCGGAGCTGTACCAGAGCGCGATGAAGTCGTCGTGGGAGAATGTCATTCTGGACGAGGACATGAAGAAGGCTCTCATCGAGGACCACATGTCCTTCTTCCGGTCGAGGGCTACGTATGCTCGGCTCAAGGTGCCGTGGAAGCGAGGCATCATTTACTACGGCCCGCCTGGAAACGGCAAGACGATTTCTATCAAGGCTACCATGAATATGCTTTACCATCTGAAGCAGCCCGTGACGACCTTGTATGTGAGGTCTCTGAAGTCG TTCATGGGACCAGAGAGAAGCATTGCCCTTGTTTTTGCAAAGGCAAGGGAGTTTGCACCCTGCTATCTCGTCTTTGAAGACCTCGACACCATTGTCACCGACGACGTTCGAAGCTATTTCCTAAACGAAGTAGATGGTCTAAAGAGCAATGACGGTATCTTCATGATCGGAAGCACCAACCATCTCGAACGATTAGATCCAGGCATCTCT AAACGCCCTTCGCGCTTTGACAGGAAATACCTCTTCCCAGACCCAGACTTTGACCAACGCGTCGCCTACTGCCAGTtctggcagaagaagctcgccgACAACAAGTCCATCAGCTTTCCCGACAAGCTCTGCACCGCCATTGCAGAAATCACAAACGACTTTAGTTTTGCTTACATGCAGGAGGCTTTTGTGGCCGCGCTGCTTGCCATTGCTCGCAATGAGCAGCctggcgacggcgaggatAACGACGCGGAGGACGACGCCATGGTTATGACGATGGATTTGGCGGACAACGAGTGGGTCAAGGTGCTTGATCGGCCGGTGGAGGAGAGCCCGGAGCTGGATGAGCTGGCACTCTGggtcgagatcaagaagcaggTTGCCATTCTGCGCGAggggatggaagagaagactGCATGA